A stretch of DNA from Glycine max cultivar Williams 82 chromosome 18, Glycine_max_v4.0, whole genome shotgun sequence:
TATTTGTTACTGATGCTTGAATGTTGGTGGTTTTGGTCAGGAAACAAGCAAATACCTGGATGGACAAAATCCCAGAAAACAGGTGGCACTTAAGGTGCATAGTTATGCTTTGAGATTTTTAAAGGATAGTAGATCTCAGGGAATTTCCAGTCAAGCAGAAGCACCGACAACTCCCGATAAAATATCTGACTCGGGCATTGTTGGCATGTCATGGGATGATCATCTTACAGAAGTATGGACCGAGTTACCCTATCCTTATTTGATTAGCTTATAAATTTTGTACGTTAGTGGTTCTCTTGTTTATTTTCACCGTTAGTCAAATCAAAATCTTGTTTTGAAGTCCATTGTATGTGGTTGTTTCAATATGATTTAATAGATGACTGTGGTTTACTTTTGCTGTTTGCTTGTTATAAGAAACAATTTTCATTCGACTAGACTGCAGTTTTACATGCTGCATATCACCTGTGCGTTGCActgtgaaattaaattaaatatagctaataatacaaaatatattaaattatattttatacttttaaatttagtagagaagattttattataaaatgatctaatgaaatattagataaaaatatgtttgtaaagataaaattatgttCTACAAATTGATATAAACTGCTTAGATAAAATATgagtattaaatattaacaattataacaccattaataatttttttatagttattgaTTACTTTGATTTACTTTTGCTATTCGTTAtgataagcattttttttttacccaaataTCACTTTTACATGTTGTTTCTTAATTTCCAGGAAAGCCTTTTCTATACAGTTCCTCCTACTGCAATGGAAGCATACAGAAAGTCTATTGAATCTCATTTTCTACAGTATGAGGTAAATTTATGCTCGTATATGCTCTAATTTTACTACCTTACATTCCTGGATGGTTTAATGCTCCATGACTGCTTCTTAAGTTTTATTGGTTTGAAGATACTTTGGTGTGACGTGTGAGCCttgttcttttatcttttatgtcTTACACTTTTGATGGCACTGTTTCCCCCTCAGAAAACTGGTAGTAGCATTCAAGAGGAAGTTGAAACATCTATGTATGATGCTGCAACAGGTACTATTGGGAACATGTagattatttgattttaatgtATATTGTTGATCAGTCCTGAATCAAtcacaatttatattttacttttaaaatttatatttagagTTTGGGCTTGAAGAGATTGCATATGACGAGGATGAAGGAGAAACTAGCACTTATTATTTGCCTGGTGTCTATGAGGCTAGCAGATCATCAAAATCATTTcagaaaaaacacaaaaacaggaTAAAGTCTTACAGTCATAAGTCCAGTGAAATTGGAACTGATTTGCCTTACGGGCATTATTCAACTGGAGCTCAGCCATCCGTGCTATTTGGAAAAAGGCCAGCTAGTTTAAATGTTGGGACAATTCCAACGAAACGCATGCGTACTGCTTCTAGGCAGAGAGTTGCCAGTCCTTTTGCTGTGATCTCTGGGACAGCACAGGCTCAAGCTAAGACAGATGCTTCTAGTGGAGACACCAATTCCTTTCAGGATGACCAGAGTGCTTTAAATGTTGGATCACTGATCCAGAAAAGTTTGGAGGTGGAGTCAGTTAGAGATTTTGAAAAGCAAGTACCTTATGACTGTGGAGAAACATCagttaaaacaaagaaaaagaagcccAAGAATCTGGTAATCAAAATCTGTATTCATGTAACTATGTCTGCTGACTTTTGAGACTTGTGGATCTTTTTTGTATTTCTGCTGTAGTTTGTTAAACAATTTTGTGTACAGGGTTCTTCATATGATCAAGGATGGCAATTGGATTCTGTTGTCCTGAGTGAACAggttattctttttatataaaatttcctTACCATGATATTCATCTTTCTACTTGTTCATGATGAAACTAAACTCGAGTTCTGATTGTTTAATTTGGTCTAAATATGCTGTATTTAGAAACACTTTATTACATCTATGTGAAATTTTATCATTGCATGCGTTATATTTGGTGTAGCAGTTGCTCCATTATATGCTATTTCCACTATAGTGATTTGGTTTTGGCTGCTCCACACTTTTTAGAAGGTTATCTTATTCCTTGTGTGGcatatttttgtcctttttgtGTAAGCAgcgatatttttataatttagtgtATTTGGTTGGAAGTTGGAACATGTAAGAACAACTCCAAAGATCCTATTCTATTAGGTGAAGttggctacatggatcacaTGACGCCTTTAGGCTCGGCTAGAGACCAAATCCTTTAGAGATATTTTTTACTATGAAATTTCTCTTAATAAGTTTCTCTAATCAGTCTAATGTCCTTGGTTTGCTTTTCCCTTTTCTCACAGGGCCAAACCACCTTAATTTTCTGTTGTGTTTTCCTCCATCAGTGCTCCACCAATATCTCCTCGTATTAGTGTTGGCGTGCTGCATTCTCACTTATGCTTTTTCcaccttttcttttgttttaaaaccCAACATTCACTAGCAAGATTATAGCCGAACATATAGTAGTACGGTAAAACTTTCCTTTGAACTTGATAGGTACTTTGCAATCATGAGTAACACCGTTGTCTTTCTCCATTTTAACAATTCTGCTTGTGTCTTACGTCTGGTGTCCTCATTAATTTCCGTCTTTGTAATATTGATCCTAGATATTTAAACACAAACTTTTGATATGGCATTTTCCCAGAATTTTACTTCCAAGTCATTTTCCTCGTATCTTACTAAAATTGCAATGCATTATGCATATACTTTGTTCTACTCCTACATAAGCGAAAActatttgttttcaatttggttgGAAGATAAGTATATACCAGGTTGTTTGCTTTGGTTTGAGCATTTCAAACGTGAAAACAAACATACCTATAGAAGTTAATAATGTTTAGATGGGATATGGAGTTTTGAACTTATAATGCTTAATGTTGCATTGGAGTAGACATTGGAGAACTTTACTTTTatgcttttccttttcttagttGTTCACAATATTTTCTTCAGCACTTATCCTATGGTGTTTTAATGTATTTAACAGAGGGATCATTCCAAGAAGAGATTGGATAGTCATTACTTTGAACCTAATGGAAGTAGCGGTAAACTGCCTTGTTTGTTTTTGGTGATCTGCCTTGTTAtctgaaaatatatttagatttttttttctgtagtcagtattatatttttttcatgcttGACATTTTTAGCTGTTGTGCTTTGAAGGTTTGTATGGCCCGCATAGTGTGAAGAAGCTGAAGACAACAAAACAATCCTTTGATAATTTTGACAATGTTGCTCCAATAGCTAATTCTATTCCCTCCCCTGCTGCTTCACAAATGAGTAACATGTCCAATCCAAGTAAATTTATTAGAATCATTAGTGGTGGACGAGATAAGGGCAGGAAAGCCAAAGCACTTAAGGTAATTTTGCTGGGAACTTAGATGGTTGTGTGGTAGCAAAGTATCTGTTGTCACCATACTGATCTTTTATTTGCATTTCTGGTTTATTGATTCTTGTAGGTTTCTGCGGGACAGCCTGGTTCTGGAAGTCCTTGGTCACTATTTGAAGACCAGGTTGTTTGTTGTTTGTTAGTTATCTCAACTTaacttttatgttgttttttggAGTAAATATTTCAACTTCATGACTTGCATAAACTGGTTATCTATTATCCAATGTTGCAGGCTCTTGTTGTCCTGGTGCATGATATGGGTCCGAACTGGGAGCTTGTTAATGATGCCATCAACAGTACTATACAATTCAAGGTAATGATAATATGATATGCATATATAATTACACATATAGGAAAGGTGCTATGGTTGCAGGACAGAAGGACATCTTCAATGATAGTTGTCACAATCCATCACCAAAAAATCTTCatcttaaaatatctttttctttttactgaCGTTCACCAATTGCACCTGCACCATAATAGGAAAACTGAGAGAGTCTCAATGTCTGTCAAATAATGCTGAGTAAGAGTAATGttgttaaaaaatgtttatggcGCAGCCATGGCGGTATGGCGTGGCATTTTGGAGCTTCCATCATTCGCCATCTGCCATATTGCATTTTATGGCGTTGCCCACCATTTCTGATATGACACCCCCTATTCATTTGTATTGGGAAAAACCCAAGTCTCACATTAGTTAGAGATAATCCCAAGATGGAGTATATAAGTGGGAGGCAACCGTCACCCTATGAGTTAGCTTTTGGGGTTAAGTTAGGcccaaacccacattctaaAATGGTATTAGAGCCTATCCTAGATCCATTAACGGGCCACCCATCATATTATCCATGCACCAAGCCTAAAAGTACTGGgcgcggggggggggggggtgttggGAAAAATCCAAGACGGAGTATATAAGTGGGGGACAACCCTCACCCTATtagctagcttttggggttgagttagaccCAAACCTATATTCTAAGAATGTGGCGTCCATGTTGTGTGCTGTGGCTATGGTAGAAATTGCAAGAGATTtgtcaaataaaaaagagaagggTTTGGGTCGTCTGACCCATAGGCCCACAACGTTTAAAAACCCtaggaaaaaagaaagtaagCGTTTGGGCCATGTAATCTGACTAGACCCAAAGCCCAAAATGTTTGTGTAAAAAAAGTCCTATATTCTTGAGATATAAAACTCTGACCCATTACAAAACTCAACACTGCACCCCAGCAacgtaaaaataatattaccgTTTTCAAATTGGTCATGGTTTTTTTTTGAGATTTGTGATTTGGAAAATTGGCCTTCGGATTCACGATTTGTATCCTGATTCAACTACCATGCTTCTGCCATAGGCTGCTATATGTATATGGCGGATTTGTGGATTTTTAGTTCACTGTTGCCATAGGCTGTTATTTGCTATTGATAACCTTGATTGGGAAACTGAGCAGTTGTGGATGGGGAAACCCTTGGAAGGAGTATTCtccttttttctgttttccagTCAGTCAATCATGATAGAACTAGTCTTTCTTTTCTCCTTTGTTTCTCAGCTATCTTTCTCATGGATCTGTATCTGAAGGAATACAATTTTGCAATATTTCCAGTGTATTTTTCGGAAACCAAAAGAGTGCAAGGAGCGTCACAAAATTTTAATGGATAGAACTGCTGGGGATGGTGCAGATAGCGCTGAAGACTCAGGGTCCTCTCAGTCTTATCCGTCTACACTACCTGGAATTCCAAAGGCATGAATACTCttattatttggtttaattactcatttggtctCTATAGTTGCAAAAACTTTAACTTTTAGTCCCCACACATacaatttttaatactttttattccCTACACATATCCTCTTAATCCCTTTATGTCCCATGTGGACTAAAAGGGATTAAAAATGGTATGTGTAGGGACTATAAGGGGATGCTAAGTATTGGGACTAAAAGGGAAAGTTTATGTAACTATAGAGaccaaatgattaattaaacctaattatttcttattttgtatTATGCTTTCACTCATACATATTAGTAGATCCTCATTGTTTGAttggttttaaatttttgtatcttTAGCAGGGTAGTGCCAGACAGTTGTTTCAACGTTTGCAAGGACCAATGGAGGAGGATACTCTGAAGtctcattttgataaaattatcaaGATTGGGCAGAAGCAACGTTACCACAGGAATCAGgttttaatcaaaatcatttatATTAGATGGACTCTAATATGCAATTGCAATGACATTTAAAAATGGTATTTATTACATGTCAATCACTTTTACGACTAGTTAAATCAGATGATTAGTTAATTCAAATATCTGGCGAACTTAATTGATTTACAGTTGAAACTTGAATTTAGTGATGCTTCCAGTTTTACAGATGTCACTTTAAGATAAGATCTGATTATTTTACAATTGCCTGATTGTATTACATTGGGCGTGAGGGGGTGTATTGGAAAAAACCCAAGTTTCATATCGGCTAGAGATAAGGTCGaggtaaaatatataagtagGGGGCAACCCTCACCCAACGAATTAGCTTTTTAGGGTTGAATTAGGCTCATAATCCTCATTCTAAGACTAAAGAACAGAACAAAGGAAAGAGAACTCTCCTCCAAGGGTTTCCTCTTCACAGGAtttctcctttcacaaaaaactaATTGTCAACTTACAAATGTTGACAGACCTGAATGAATTCCCTCTCATTCAGTCATATTTATTTGTCACTTACTCTAACTAGTATTCCAACTCTTAGAATTTGCTCTTAAGATCTAACTCAACTCCCGCAAAACCAGCTTGTAAGGTGAGGACTGTCCAAGCTTTATGAGCTCTATTTAAGCCATATCTCTAGTCGATGTGGGACTAAACCACCGCCCTTGGGCTGCAGTTAAGGCAACCCCCAAAGAGGCTGCAACTAAGGTGGGTTAGGGGTAACTGTAATCAAGGCGGCTTTCCAACACTAACTATCCTAACTAACTCCACCTTACCCACAATGCTAAGAATACTGCCCCTTCTAAAAGTCAACCTTGTCTTCAAGGTTGAAAGCAGCCAACTGATAGCAGAGATTTCAGGTTACTATTTCCCCAAAATCTACTTGTGCAGCACCCCTTCTTCATCCCAAGTTGCATCTTTATTGGGCTCAATGCAGTTTGACCTTGAATTGAGCTGGGTGAAGCTGTTTGAATTTAGTTTGAGTgttgtttgaggcccactactGGAGTCCAAAGCAGATCCAATCAAGCCCATGGGGATTTCCGACTTGAGACTGAATGGCCTTGGACAGGGGACTCTTCAACAACCGGCTCCCATTCTGTAGTGCTTTTGACAGCAATGCCTACGCCTATATGAAGGTTCTGTGTTTGGTTGTTCCAATGATAGTGATGGGCTGACTGGCTCTTCCTCCAAGAAAGCAAGCCCTTTCTCTGGCTTCAAGGATTCCAATGATCAGTGATGTTTTGTTTCTGCATTCACCTTGCCAGCACTGTTTAATCTCTCTTTTATTCCCTCAACCTTCTTGATTTCAGAGGGCTGTCTCTTCATCCTTTCTTCATCTTTCACCCTTTTCTCCTCAAGAACATTTCTTTACTCCTCAATAGCTTGTGCAGCCTGTGCTTCAACTCTGAAATGCTGGCCTTTCAAGCATATAAAGGATTGCATTTCTTGATTCATTGCAAAAGAACAGAACAAAGTCCTCCAATGGTTTCCCCCTCAGGATTTTTCCTTTCACAGCAAAACTAATGTTCAATTTACAAATGGTAACTGGCAGATCTGAATGAATTCTCTTACCTTaacttcctatttttttttatcagtaactCTAAAAACTATTATTCTAATTATCCTTAATTAACTCCCCCTTCCTGCAGTCCTAACGGTAACCTTTTGAGGATTGGACTTTTTGCATCTATTGGTTTATTTCCTGGTTGATTTCTAAAGTGCAGTTACCTCTGAAGAAGTTGgacatttaatcataatttgtcatattttttttattaattctgaTTTTGATGTGGTTACCTAGCAAACAGCACAACTTTTTTATTTCCTGTTGGCACTTTTCCTGCTGATTTTTTATGGTAATATCTTACTCATATGAGACATACACTGCTGGTTTGTAATTATTTCTGAAGAATATTATTGATGTGTATCTATGAGCAAGGTGGTAGCTGTAAGAATTTAAAAAACTCCTTTTTATGACagctaatttgaaatttttttgtttaaatgcaGAATGATAACCAACCATTAGTACCTGTACATAATTCGCATGTGTTTGCTCTTTCCCAAATCTGCCCAAACAACTTGAATGGAAGTGTTTTGACGTAAGttctatttgatttgatttgatttttatgtgTGTTGGGTGGTGGTTAGCATTGAAGTTTTAAAGTTATGAATACTATTGCATTAATACTGTCTATTCTCATTTAGCCACAACTAGGCTTACCTTGAAATTTTCACATTCTGGTTGTACATTATTGTTTTGTATGGCACAATCACAAGTATCTTAACCATTTTTGAGTTCTGGTGAAGGCCACTTGATCTTTGTGATACAAATCAAACAAGCCCAGATGTCTTGTCCCTTGGGTATCAAGGCTCTCATGCTGGTGGTTTACCAATGTCAAATCATAGTTCTGTTTCATCTGTTCATCCTTCAGCTGGGCTAAATTCATCAATTTCATCATCTTCTGGTATGGGCCTTAGCCATAACTTATCAACATCTGGTCCATTGGCAGCCCCTGCCAGGTTAGCACATTTTATGACTGGAGATTCTTGCTGTGcaattattaaatatacataattaGTTATTCAATGCTTGGGGACTGCATGTGTTTTCAGGGATAGTAGATATGGAGTTTCCCGAACTCCAACTTTATCAGTTGACGAACAGAAGAGAATACAACAATATAATCAGATGATATCTAGCAGAAACATGCCACAATCTACCATGTCTGTTCCTGGATCTCTTTCAGGAAGTGACCTTGGTGGTGTGCGAATGTTGCCTGGTGGAAATGGTATGGGGATGTTGGGTGGGACTAACAGAAGCATTAGGCCAGGGTTTCAAGGAGTGCCATCATCATCTACGCTCAGTTCTGGAGGCATGCTTTCTTCTAGTATGGTGGGGATTCCAAGCCCCGTAAATATGCATGCTGGAGTTGGTGCTGGACAAGGAAACTCAATGCTGAGACCTCGGGAGACTGTACATATGATGAGGGTGAGAAGTGCTCTTGTTCTCTCTTAATTTAATTGGTTCTATTggaaataattaacattttggAGTTTGAATTTCTGCTTTTGGCTGTGAAACTTAATATCCATCCAATTTGGCATCCTAGTTTTCACAATGTTTCCAATAGCTTCTCGACTAGGTTGGGCAATAAGTTTATAGCAAGTCAGTtctattttgattgatcttgcCTGTGTGCATCAATTAACATTTATGGTGATcctattttatttaactaatgATTTTTCTTCCCATTTTCTTTAGCCTGGTCACAACCAAGAGCAGCAAAGACAAATGATGGTTCCGGAACTTCCGATGCAGGTCACACAAGGGAACAGCCAAGGCATTCCTGCTTTTAGTGGGATGAGTTCTTCCTTTAATAATCAGACAATTCCACCACCTGTTCAGTCATACCCAGGACATGCCCAGCAGCCACATCAACTATCTCAACAACAGTCCCATCTCAGCAATCCCCATTCTCTTCAAGGTCCAAATCATGCTACTAATTCACAACAGGCCTATGCGATTCGATTGGCAAAGGAACGGCAcctgcagcaacaacaacagcgaTATCTGCAGcaccaacaacagcaacaacttGCTGCATCGAGTGCTTTGAGTCCACATGCTCAGGCACAGTCCCAGCTTCCTGTATCATCAACTCTGCAAAATAGTTCACAAGCACAACCTCAAAATTCATCGCAGCAAGTATCTCTTTCCCCTGTAACACCAACATCCCCATTGACTCCCTTGTCTTCTCAGCACCAACAACAGCAGAAACATCACCTACCACATGGTTTCAGCAGGAATACTAGTGCTAGTGCGTTGCCTAATCAGGCAGCAAAACAACGGCAGCGACAGCCACAGCAGCGGCAGTATCCACAGCCTGGTAGGCAGCATCCTAATCAGCCACAGCATGCACAGTCTCAACAACAGGCAAAACTTCTGAAAGGACTAGGAAGAGGAAACATGTTGATCCATCAGAACAATGCTGTGGATCCATCTCATCTAAATGGATTATCTGTACCTCCAGGAAGCCAGACTGTTGAGAAAGTGGACCAAATCATGCCCATCATGCAAGGTCAAAATTTATATCCTGGATCCAGTAATCCAAATCAACCATCCAAGCCATTGGTTCCTGCCCATCCTTCAAATCATTCCCTGTTGCAGCAAAAGCTACCTTCTGGACCAGCAAACACTACATTGAAACAACTTCAGCCAGTGGTATCTCCTTCTGATAATAGCATTCAAGGACATGTTTTATCCGTTACTGCAGGCCATATGACATCACCTCCACAGCCAACTGTTGCTTCTAACCATCATCAACTTCCACTACAATCTCAGCCACCGTATAAGCAAAGTAATCAAACTCAATCAAATGTTCAGAGAATGTTGCAACAAAATTGTCAGGTGCAGTCTGAGTCATCAAGCATGTCTCAATCTGATTCACCTAAAGTTGATCAAAATCCTTCAAACAGTGCTTCACAAGTCAGTACAAACACTGCAATGTCTCCTGGTTGTATGGATGCAGCTAGTGTAACTGTTGTTCCTCCTAGTGCATCTTCTCAGTGGAAAACGTCAGAATCACCATCTGATTCCAATGTGCCCAATCCAGTTACTCAGGCAAGCTCTCTGGGGAGCACACCTATTGGAAATTCTGCTGGAAATGAGCTACCAACTATTAGTCAAGGGCTGGGCCCACAACAATTATCAACTAGCTTACCTTCCCGTGCACATAATTCTGGGGTGCAGTGGCAGCAGCAGCCACTGGCTCTTCAAAAACAAACTTCATCTCAACCCATCCAATCTCAACAATCATGTCAGCATTCAGAacatcagcagcagcaacagGAGCAGGAGCAGCATACGCAACCAGGGAAGAGCAGTTTGCTTATCCATCCACCCAATTCTAAAGTGGAATGATGACTTGTAATGGATGAAGCAGCTGAGAGTGCTTGGTTCTGTCGGTTGGAATCTGTATGCCCTTTTGTCACCATTGTAcaggtattttattttctatggcCTTGTTTTTCgaaaatttattcattattgAAGTACATATTTCATTAAATCTTTTTGATGGAAGGGTGGGATAAAATTGTGAGTTATCACTAGTGGTATATGAACATTGGtactttgaaattttgtgaTTGGTGTTTATTTTTGTGAAAAGTTTTTCCCTCAATGGTAGTCTCAGTAGTATATATTCACTTGGTTGACAGTGGCATTGCGATAGAAACCTggtattttattaaaacaaataggAAAAATCTCTTATGAATACAGCTACAAACTTGGTCAAACATAGAGGGTTTGCACCTCCTAAGCCCAAAGTCCCCAATCCTAACTAATTGTAACTAACTAATGGTGTTAAAcactttattatttgaattttggggTTGTGTTCTGCAATATGCAAAGTCCCTTCTGATTGGGGCTACAAAAAAGGAATAGAGTTGGGATTAGGTGTCGTTTTAGTGCATAGAAGGCTAGTTTCCCCCAATAGGTAGAAACCCTGGACTTTTACCAGCAAACAAGGGAAATCTTTGCATAAAAACTAGTACGGTACCTGTGCTAATGCATgggttgttttatatttttttgtatattatttagttattaatttgtataaatatttttctttataatgattatttcattatctcaaaaagtaaaaaaataaagtgtaaaaaaaaaaaatctttgtacGATTTGCACATGTATTGAAAcatacatttaaatattttttctcaggAATAGACTAATTTGACTAATGAATAAACCGTCCCCATACATCCCGtgttatacatatat
This window harbors:
- the LOC100819248 gene encoding chromatin modification-related protein EAF1 B isoform X2, encoding MHGCNSGSALLVNAEVDSMGGVVDGGVGIGLKTSPRRAAIEKAQAVLRLEYDAREERRRELEFLEKGGNPLDFKLGNAASVSVQSTSLTDQHQEQFVTSEAKGSFVLTASPHGDSVDSSARPGVPSLSEPNTADNLLLFDGENELLEGEKRSLHPNKSNNIAPSEQSSRIGGNQNAKETEDSAIFRPYARRNRSKPNHGPRGASRDVKGIISDTNKQKDHNVLSVSKPKPTGLNGEVLSKDPTSNNPLGNELVGARACQTASGNASVPEDNLDIGMNKNFKEDQRIIPSQDDIVQNPVVLASGEAKAVGERDLGNSGDLEPPPCAATKQPGNESCSGQPNGFGNIKLDRKGVPNGDQNFSAALSMKNFDSESSCAQTSLAIDVNNNNNMCSNAKNIDANKNTVEQTSEFEQKLYLTGCGVVKERSNTNAGESGVTSNNEHATGYENHSGSGNMVKSEEGIHTNSLGMQNKVKDSSNIKGPHHNESSVSNADKEKSVGLMGHPNCIREDNCERLKVPMDVSISTTQTAPVEKVATTASDCQPCSTHNLKLADKAHEDSILEEAKIIEVKRKRIAELSVRTLSSQIHRKSRWGFVLEEMTWLANDFAQERLWKITAAAQLSHQATFTSRLRFEKQSKHLGVKILSHNLAKAVMQFWNSIELLLDNDVPDCNCIDDSVESGNIDSNEASGDKRSNSKMVLETSKYLDGQNPRKQVALKVHSYALRFLKDSRSQGISSQAEAPTTPDKISDSGIVGMSWDDHLTEESLFYTVPPTAMEAYRKSIESHFLQYEKTGSSIQEEVETSMYDAATEFGLEEIAYDEDEGETSTYYLPGVYEASRSSKSFQKKHKNRIKSYSHKSSEIGTDLPYGHYSTGAQPSVLFGKRPASLNVGTIPTKRMRTASRQRVASPFAVISGTAQAQAKTDASSGDTNSFQDDQSALNVGSLIQKSLEVESVRDFEKQVPYDCGETSVKTKKKKPKNLGSSYDQGWQLDSVVLSEQRDHSKKRLDSHYFEPNGSSGLYGPHSVKKLKTTKQSFDNFDNVAPIANSIPSPAASQMSNMSNPSKFIRIISGGRDKGRKAKALKVSAGQPGSGSPWSLFEDQALVVLVHDMGPNWELVNDAINSTIQFKCIFRKPKECKERHKILMDRTAGDGADSAEDSGSSQSYPSTLPGIPKGSARQLFQRLQGPMEEDTLKSHFDKIIKIGQKQRYHRNQNDNQPLVPVHNSHVFALSQICPNNLNGSVLTPLDLCDTNQTSPDVLSLGYQGSHAGGLPMSNHSSVSSVHPSAGLNSSISSSSGMGLSHNLSTSGPLAAPARDSRYGVSRTPTLSVDEQKRIQQYNQMISSRNMPQSTMSVPGSLSGSDLGGVRMLPGGNGMGMLGGTNRSIRPGFQGVPSSSTLSSGGMLSSSMVGIPSPVNMHAGVGAGQGNSMLRPRETVHMMRPGHNQEQQRQMMVPELPMQVTQGNSQGIPAFSGMSSSFNNQTIPPPVQSYPGHAQQPHQLSQQQSHLSNPHSLQGPNHATNSQQAYAIRLAKERHLQQQQQRYLQHQQQQQLAASSALSPHAQAQSQLPVSSTLQNSSQAQPQNSSQQVSLSPVTPTSPLTPLSSQHQQQQKHHLPHGFSRNTSASALPNQAAKQRQRQPQQRQYPQPGRQHPNQPQHAQSQQQAKLLKGLGRGNMLIHQNNAVDPSHLNGLSVPPGSQTVEKVDQIMPIMQGQNLYPGSSNPNQPSKPLVPAHPSNHSLLQQKLPSGPANTTLKQLQPVVSPSDNSIQGHVLSVTAGHMTSPPQPTVASNHHQLPLQSQPPYKQSNQTQSNVQRMLQQNCQVQSESSSMSQSDSPKVDQNPSNSASQVSTNTAMSPGCMDAASVTVVPPSASSQWKTSESPSDSNVPNPVTQASSLGSTPIGNSAGNELPTISQGLGPQQLSTSLPSRAHNSGVQWQQQPLALQKQTSSQPIQSQQSCQHSEHQQQQQEQEQHTQPGKSSLLIHPPNSKVE
- the LOC100819248 gene encoding chromatin modification-related protein EAF1 B isoform X3; translated protein: MHGCNSGSALLVNAEVDSMGGVVDGGVGIGLKTSPRRAAIEKAQAVLRLEYDAREERRRELEFLEKGGNPLDFKLGNAASVSVQSTSLTDQHQEQFVTSEAKGSFVLTASPHGDSVDSSARPGVPSLSEPNTADNLLLFDGENELLEGEKRSLHPNKSNNIAPSEQSSRIGGNQNAKETEDSAIFRPYARRNRSKPNHGPRGASRDVKGIISDTNKQKDHNVLSVSKPKPTGLNGEVLSKDPTSNNPLGNELVGARACQTASGNASVPEDNLDIGMNKNFKEDQRIIPSQDDIVQNPVVLASGEAKAVGERDLGNSGDLEPPPCAATKQPGNESCSGQPNGFGNIKLDRKGVPNGDQNFSAALSMKNFDSESSCAQTSLAIDVNNNNNMCSNAKNIDANKNTVEQTSEFEQKLYLTGCGVVKERSNTNAGESGVTSNNEHATGYENHSGSGNMVKSEEGIHTNSLGMQNKVKDSSNIKGPHHNESSVSNADKEKSVGLMGHPNCIREDNCERLKVPMDVSISTTQTAPVEKVATTASDCQPCSTHNLKLADKAHEDSILEEAKIIEVKRKRIAELSVRTLSSQIHRKSRWGFVLEEMTWLANDFAQERLWKITAAAQLSHQATFTSRLRFEKQSKHLGVKILSHNLAKAVMQFWNSIELLLDNDVPDCNCIDDSVESGNIDSNEASGDKRSNSKMETSKYLDGQNPRKQVALKVHSYALRFLKDSRSQGISSQAEAPTTPDKISDSGIVGMSWDDHLTEESLFYTVPPTAMEAYRKSIESHFLQYEKTGSSIQEEVETSMYDAATEFGLEEIAYDEDEGETSTYYLPGVYEASRSSKSFQKKHKNRIKSYSHKSSEIGTDLPYGHYSTGAQPSVLFGKRPASLNVGTIPTKRMRTASRQRVASPFAVISGTAQAQAKTDASSGDTNSFQDDQSALNVGSLIQKSLEVESVRDFEKQVPYDCGETSVKTKKKKPKNLGSSYDQGWQLDSVVLSEQRDHSKKRLDSHYFEPNGSSGLYGPHSVKKLKTTKQSFDNFDNVAPIANSIPSPAASQMSNMSNPSKFIRIISGGRDKGRKAKALKVSAGQPGSGSPWSLFEDQALVVLVHDMGPNWELVNDAINSTIQFKCIFRKPKECKERHKILMDRTAGDGADSAEDSGSSQSYPSTLPGIPKQGSARQLFQRLQGPMEEDTLKSHFDKIIKIGQKQRYHRNQNDNQPLVPVHNSHVFALSQICPNNLNGSVLTPLDLCDTNQTSPDVLSLGYQGSHAGGLPMSNHSSVSSVHPSAGLNSSISSSSGMGLSHNLSTSGPLAAPARDSRYGVSRTPTLSVDEQKRIQQYNQMISSRNMPQSTMSVPGSLSGSDLGGVRMLPGGNGMGMLGGTNRSIRPGFQGVPSSSTLSSGGMLSSSMVGIPSPVNMHAGVGAGQGNSMLRPRETVHMMRPGHNQEQQRQMMVPELPMQVTQGNSQGIPAFSGMSSSFNNQTIPPPVQSYPGHAQQPHQLSQQQSHLSNPHSLQGPNHATNSQQAYAIRLAKERHLQQQQQRYLQHQQQQQLAASSALSPHAQAQSQLPVSSTLQNSSQAQPQNSSQQVSLSPVTPTSPLTPLSSQHQQQQKHHLPHGFSRNTSASALPNQAAKQRQRQPQQRQYPQPGRQHPNQPQHAQSQQQAKLLKGLGRGNMLIHQNNAVDPSHLNGLSVPPGSQTVEKVDQIMPIMQGQNLYPGSSNPNQPSKPLVPAHPSNHSLLQQKLPSGPANTTLKQLQPVVSPSDNSIQGHVLSVTAGHMTSPPQPTVASNHHQLPLQSQPPYKQSNQTQSNVQRMLQQNCQVQSESSSMSQSDSPKVDQNPSNSASQVSTNTAMSPGCMDAASVTVVPPSASSQWKTSESPSDSNVPNPVTQASSLGSTPIGNSAGNELPTISQGLGPQQLSTSLPSRAHNSGVQWQQQPLALQKQTSSQPIQSQQSCQHSEHQQQQQEQEQHTQPGKSSLLIHPPNSKVE